The Mesorhizobium sp. NBSH29 genome has a segment encoding these proteins:
- a CDS encoding DUF3572 domain-containing protein: MLKDTTTPSDAEAVAIAALGFIAADPELLPRFLALTGIEVSSIRAAALEPGFLAGVLQFIAAHEPTLLRFAEATGTPPRAILAAQRALPQGDDFHDSSI; this comes from the coding sequence ATGCTTAAAGACACCACCACGCCATCCGATGCTGAGGCTGTTGCCATCGCGGCATTGGGTTTTATTGCGGCAGACCCAGAACTGCTGCCGCGCTTCCTTGCGCTGACCGGCATCGAGGTGAGCTCCATACGCGCTGCAGCGCTGGAACCGGGATTTCTCGCCGGAGTTCTCCAATTCATCGCCGCGCATGAGCCGACATTACTGCGCTTTGCCGAAGCGACTGGCACGCCGCCGCGTGCCATCCTTGCCGCGCAACGGGCCCTTCCGCAAGGCGATGATTTCCACGACAGTTCAATTTAG